A region of Ictidomys tridecemlineatus isolate mIctTri1 chromosome 4, mIctTri1.hap1, whole genome shotgun sequence DNA encodes the following proteins:
- the LOC101974036 gene encoding LOW QUALITY PROTEIN: dnaJ homolog subfamily B member 6-like (The sequence of the model RefSeq protein was modified relative to this genomic sequence to represent the inferred CDS: inserted 2 bases in 1 codon): MVDYYEVLGVQRHASPEDIKKAYRKLALRWHPDKXKEEAERKFKQVAEAYEMLSDAKKRDIYDKYGKEDLNGGGGGGSHFDSPFEFGFTFRNPDDVFRDFFGGRDPFSFDFFEDTFDDFFGNQRGPRGSRNRGAGSFFSAFSGFPTFGGGCSAFDTGFTSFGSLGHGGLTSFSSTSFGGSGMGSFKSISTSTKIVNGRKITTKRIVENSQERVEVEEDGQLKSLTINGKEQLLHLDNK; this comes from the exons ATGGTGGATTACTATGAAGTTCTAGGCGTGCAGAGACATGCCTCACCAGAGGATATAAAAAAGGCATACCGGAAACTTGCACTAAGGTGGCATCCAGATAA TaaagaagaagcagagagaaaattcaaacaaGTAGCTGAGGCATATGAGATGTTATCAGATGCTAAAAAACGGGACATCTATGACAAGTATGGCAAAGAAGACTTAaatggtggaggtggaggtggaagtcATTTTGACAGTCCTTTTGAGTTTGGCTTCACATTCCGGAACCCAGATGATGTCTTCAGGGACTTTTTTGGTGGAAGGGACCCATTTTCCTTCGACTTCTTTGAAGATACATTTGACGACTTTTTTGGGAACCAAAGAGGTCCCCGAGGAAGCAGAAACCGAGGTGCAGGCTCATTTTTCTCCGCTTTCAGTGGATTCCCTACATTTGGAGGTGGATGTTCTGCATTTGATACAGGATTTACTTCATTTGGGTCACTAGGTCACGGTGGCCTTACCTCATTCTCTTCTACATCATTTGGTGGCAGCGGGATGGGTAGCTTCAAATCAATATCAACTTCTACCAAAATagtaaatgggagaaaaatcactACAAAAAGAATCGTCGAGAATAGTCAAgaaagagtagaagttgaagaagacGGCCAGTTAAAGTCCTTAACAATAAATGGTAAGGAGCAACTGCTACACTTGGATAACAAGTAA